Proteins from a genomic interval of Pseudomonas paeninsulae:
- a CDS encoding YheU family protein has translation MLIPASLLEADTLTRLIEDFVTREGTDNGDETPLQTRVQRVRRALDKGEAVIVFDPESQQCQLALKRDVPKEWLQAPSE, from the coding sequence GTGCTGATCCCCGCGTCCCTGCTCGAAGCCGACACCCTCACCCGCCTGATCGAGGACTTCGTCACCCGCGAGGGCACCGACAACGGCGACGAAACACCCCTGCAGACCCGCGTGCAACGTGTGCGCCGCGCCCTCGACAAGGGCGAAGCGGTCATCGTCTTCGATCCGGAAAGCCAGCAATGCCAGCTGGCCCTGAAACGCGACGTGCCCAAGGAGTGGCTGCAAGCGCCCAGCGAGTGA